The following is a genomic window from Tripterygium wilfordii isolate XIE 37 chromosome 19, ASM1340144v1, whole genome shotgun sequence.
GATCTTGTGGCTGTTAGCAATTGGCAATTCTAGGACAATGAGAAACCTAAACATTGGATGAAGAAAAGAGAATATGATAGTGTCATGCTAATGTTCTATCCAATCTCTGAGAACTGATTACATACCGAGAACAGTTAAGCGTATGGATTTCTAAAGTTCTTCAAGAGGTCTGGTATGTCATAGCCGAGCATGTCATCAACAGCTTGTATCATCTTCGGCTTCAACTTCTCGAACTTATCAAAGTTGTAGCCACTTAAAATCTCTCTAAACTGCTCGACATTAGGGAAATCTCCCGGTGGCAGATGAAACTCTCTTTGCACCTGCATTAACAAGAACATGTTGAAGATCAAATATTTACAAAATGCATGATGAAAGAAATCAATTAGATAGGGACACGTGAGAAAAAGAGGTGGTTAGAACCTTTGCGAACTCTTCTTCCAGATTGTCGATAAGCTTCTGTTGAGCTTTAGTTTTCCCCATCATAGCGGGCATCGCCTTTTTAAGATGACctatgatataagcatgtatcTTGACAGCTCTCGCACGTTTCACGAATTCATTGAtctgagagaaaaaaaaacgtcATGAAAGAATCATCTTTAAGGAGAACTTTACATTTATAAAGGATTTTTAAAATAAGTTTGAGCTCAGCTCAATGTACATAAAACTTGCTAATTTGAGTCGGCACTCGGCAAATAAAAGAGAATATGATGCTCATTACACAAATCTATACACATGCTGATAGCAAGCAACAATTGAAGTTGTcaactcaaaactcaaaaggcaagattttatagaaaatgaaaccaaaaagaaagaacTCCAAAAGGAATGAACAAAATGAACTCACTCGACGATCACAGGCCTTCTTTGGAATAGCTTTTAGATCAGAAAGAAGGTTGTCCTGTTCCTTCTCGAAAAGTTCTTTCCCGATAGGACCAACAGCAGCTTCATTAACAGGCTTGTCATTAAATGAGCTGAGATATCCATCAGAAATGTTAGCTTGATAAAGATCACAACAAAATTTCAGTTCATGAGTGTAATCAGGGAATGAATGATAAAAGCACAAAAGAAAAATGGCTAACAAACAACAATTAGTCAGCTGCAAAGCCAGGCAACAAATATATTTCAAACGTTTTAGAGTAGAAAGCCCACCCAATATACACACGCATAACCTCGGGAGTATTGAGAACTTTCCCTAACGACCACATCAAAGCTCCATAAACCCTCATTAGCTGCAAGAGAAAGGGCCAATATAAGAAGGGGAGTGAGCTGACAACTTCAACAATTGTTGTGAACGCTTAGAGCCAAGAAATAACTAATTGCATAAATTCTTACTTGTTGAGTATCAACTTGGTCAGCCTTGTTGAGAACCACACGAATCTTGTCATCATTGCCACGTAAAGAGGAAATCACACGCTTAAATTCATCACTTATATCAAGTTTGTGAGGGTCAAACAGAAGTAGAATGAGGTCACACTTTGCAGCAAACCATGATATTACGCCCGTAAAATCATACGCCCTCTGCGTTCGTTGCTTCTCACCCGATAAAACTCCAGGGGTATCCACAAATGTAATGTTCTCCAGAAGCTTCAgaagcaaaaaaacaaaatcacaaaataatATACGTTTCAGGTACCGCAGAAGGTTAATTCAGGGAGAAAAGACAAAGCAACTCTAAATTCTAAAAATAACTTACAGGATgtggcatttgagaacattcaaattttgacaaaaacgCAGTTCCAAAGGTTGTGAGACCACTAAAGGGCATGTCTGCTTGGACAGCAATCGTGTTTCCTGGGACACTTCGTTCATCAGGTCCAGACTGCATGAAAGACAGAGAGCTGTCAAAATCCCAGGAAGAGCTAAATATTTGTATGATGAATATTCTATAGTAATAATCGAATCAGAAAAATAgggaggaaagaaagaaaaagaaatgaggTGATTAGCAAAAATAGGAGAATATCATCAACCTCTGTACCAAATGATATAGCATAAATTAATGCTACAATAAACACCTTAAACAAAAGCCTCCACTAGCTAGCCTTTCAAAAATGAAAGTTCCAAAAGACACAAAAGGCTACTAATTTGGTTCAGGACAAAACTTAAAATGTCCTCTAACTTTTCTATAGACACCATTTTCTTATTCTCAATTGGTTCTTGAACCCAACTTCCAGGCTAGCTAAAAGTTCATTCAACAAACCTAGCCTACTCAGAAAATTGTATAAGCACAATAACATCCAGAAGAAACAATTTTCAATAGAGGCAATGAGGCCAAATTCATTTCGCTTCTTCGCAACCAAACAGCGAGAACTGATACATTTGTTACAATATTCTGCAGAACAATGACCTAAAGCTAAAAGATGGtgcaccaaagagaaaggaaagcCCTCCTTAGAAGTAATTTGCAGGTGCCTTGATATAAAAGTAGCCCAAATGAACAATACTCACAACATCAGAAGTTATGGGTGGCAACATTAATGTTAACATAGAAGTTTTGAAATTCTCAACAGCGATAATATAACATGGATTGGAAGTACCATCACAACAACAAATCTATCTGTGGTTGGCTCAGGTCCAATATGAGCTCCTGTTAAAGCAAATGagaaaaggacaaaaatgaGAGCTAATATAATAATGAAATCAGCAAACCCATGCCCTTAGGGTGGTCAGGAGCAATTCCTGCTCCAGTGGTCAAAATCTTCACCACCCTGCTCTAAGGGCAGGAGTTCAAATCCCCTTCCTCGTTTAATAATACTAACTACAAAAGAAACACATGTAACTAGTTTCTTATTGGGTGTAtgtgagaagaaagagaaagactTACCAGGATAACTGCGGTTGAGCAAATGCTTAATGAATGTTGTTTTTCCAGTGGAGTATTGGCCCAAAAGCATTACCATTGGTTTGGCATCAAAATCACTATTTGTCTGGAGAAAACCGCATTATCAACAGCAACAAGTCAGTCATTTTAATATTACATGAGGCATCTGCTCAATTAAACATAAATTTCCAGCATATCCAACAAAAGATGAAACACAGCAATTTGAATGTATTCTCAGTAAAAGTATTCTGTCTCACCAGTAATGGGGATACAAAGTTGTTAAAACCATAGGCAACCTCCAGAGGCTTCAGCTTCTGAATGTACAGTCTCTTCAAGCCATCTATGATTGATGTCACAGAGGATAAAGGTACCTGGAAATAAAATATGGAAAGAAGTTGCATTACAATAGACAGGAAGTGTAAGCACTCGTACGCCAAAGAGAGACAAAAACCTCTTTTTTCCCAGAATAGGGAGGGGAAATTGTAAATCACACAAAGCAAAGCACAAAATGAATTACCGCCTCCATTATAAAAGAGACATACAATAATGCACATGCAttagcactctaatttctttaACAACAGGATGTATTTTTATGCACCGAGAACAAGAAAGAACGAAAGACTTCACAACATACAGTATAAGAGCGGCGCCTGTTTCGCCGTCCATTAACACCAGAGTGTTTCATGACAAATAGAAGCTTAAATGTTAATAAGCACTTTGATTGGAATATATGAGTATCTTAACAGTTAGCTTGGCTTCGTTTAACTGGAAAAGGAAGACTCTACATCTATGTACTTTTTGGTGTTGCTAAAATACTGATGTAATATTTTGAAAAGTATAACATTATCTTTTCTCTTATCATAGTAGTTAAAAAGGATAAGactattgaaacaaaaatttaatctCTGTAACTTTTGGTGCTACTAAAATTTTAATGTAATATTTTGAATAGTACAACATTATCCATTTCCTTTCCCACTCTCTTTTATCATAGAAGTTAAAAAGGATAACATTCTTATCCATCAAAGAGGGCATTTAACTatttcaaaaataagaaaattattgTACTCTTCgtattttctttgaaaaaaaacagaacaaaaattaTTTCTACTAAAACCCTCTATAGAAATATGACAACCAAACACAACTAATATCTATGTAAGAAGCGCTCGTGGTCAAAATCTATTCACTAAACACTTCTCTTCAACCCATCAAAGTACCATAGAAGcccaaaatgcacaaaaagtgaataTAATCATAAAAGCAAAGAGTAAGTCCcaagaaaaataacaatttAGTCAATAAAAGCATTTAGGTTGTTCATTGCAACCTCTTAAACATCGTAAACAGCACTCTACAAACAAGAATCAATCCTTCCAAACAATCGTAAACAACTTTACCAGTTCACCCAGGGTTGCCTCATTTACAGCAGTACATCAACATATAATCTCACCAATCTACAGTAACTATTTCTTACATAATCTCAGGCGAACAGAAAGAAGTGTACAAACTCCCTAATATGATTTGGTACTACAAGTAAGATGAATGATATCATCCAAGTTTCTACTAAACAGTGGACCCTTGACCCTTTGAAAAGTGTGTTGAACTCTTACCAAACAATCTTAAgggaaaagaaattaattatcttAACATTAGTTTTAGCTAGCCATAACATGTATGACGATGGTAACCAGTCACTTAGTCAGCGTAACCAAACTCTATGGAAGATGTACACCAAATTTGAGACTACAAATGTTTACTACAAGATTGACACAACTAAAAGTGATTCTAATGAATGtagaaacaaatataatattccTGAGCTGACCTTTTTCGCTGACTTTGAAGAAAACCAATTTGCTGACGGTGATGTTTCCACTTGAGAACTATCTGCATCACTACCATTACAGTTGTACAACCGAAGAGAAACATAGAAAAAGTAATGCTGAGCTCCCAATTTTTTAATTCGAGAAACATTTTACCATTGAGATCGTAATCACTCGTCTTTGATGAACGTTTTTTCTTCTGCATAAAAACTGTAACATAAGTAAATGAATGAGTTGTAAATggtaatgaaaagaaaaaaaagataaactaccTCCAATAGGGCATCTAAACCTTCCATAACTGGAGGTTTCACATCTTTCAAGTCAACTGCAATATACAACAAGACTTTACAGTTAAA
Proteins encoded in this region:
- the LOC119985046 gene encoding EH domain-containing protein 1-like — its product is MEVDFGPISSCSKEHQRIYQEWFNYADSDCDGRITGNDATKFFAMSNLSRQDLKQVWAIADSKRQGYLGLKEFISSMQLVSLAQAGHEITHDLLNSDVDLKDVKPPVMEGLDALLEKKKRSSKTSDYDLNDSSQVETSPSANWFSSKSAKKVPLSSVTSIIDGLKRLYIQKLKPLEVAYGFNNFVSPLLTNSDFDAKPMVMLLGQYSTGKTTFIKHLLNRSYPGAHIGPEPTTDRFVVVMSGPDERSVPGNTIAVQADMPFSGLTTFGTAFLSKFECSQMPHPLLENITFVDTPGVLSGEKQRTQRAYDFTGVISWFAAKCDLILLLFDPHKLDISDEFKRVISSLRGNDDKIRVVLNKADQVDTQQLMRVYGALMWSLGKVLNTPEVMRVYIGSFNDKPVNEAAVGPIGKELFEKEQDNLLSDLKAIPKKACDRRINEFVKRARAVKIHAYIIGHLKKAMPAMMGKTKAQQKLIDNLEEEFAKVQREFHLPPGDFPNVEQFREILSGYNFDKFEKLKPKMIQAVDDMLGYDIPDLLKNFRNPYA